In Neoarius graeffei isolate fNeoGra1 chromosome 15, fNeoGra1.pri, whole genome shotgun sequence, a single genomic region encodes these proteins:
- the chrna4b gene encoding neuronal acetylcholine receptor subunit alpha-4b isoform X1, with protein sequence MNLARSIQLILILCLPCIYVCTPAPARGHAEERLLQVLFRRYNKLSRPVENISDVVLIHFGLSIAQLIDVDEKNQMMTTNVWVKQEWSDYKLRWNPEEFENVTSIRIPSELIWRPDIVLYNNADGDFAVTHLTKAQVFHDGRVKWKPPAIYKSSCSIDVTFFPFDQQNCKMKFGSWTYDRAKIDLISMDSNVDQMDYWESGEWVIINAVGKYNSKKYECCTEIYPDITYYFIIRRLPLFYTINLIIPCLLISCLTVLVFYLPSECAEKITLCISVLLSLTVFLLLITEIIPSTSLVIPLIGEYLLFTMIFVTLSIIITVFVLNVHHRSSRTHRMPHWVRQLFLHLVPRYLFMKRPPDAGKRNCRKLVEMMHRPMALQPMQQDNPTLPMSLDLGKVSAASSCAMQQEAASKSPLFCSSPSSQYSILQEEPTYTNVTPRLTCTQVNTSSTSSPSLCSDAPLGPLLQTLALSEVCQFQCHSAESVFVDTTEGTHETETLWHCHKHEETSIQTYFTADRGESTSSCVRQKIRGTQISSPSCSKESKLEETDFPVSQSLLRALEGVQYIADHLRAEDADFSVREDWKYVAMVIDRIFLWMFVLVCILGTAGLFLPPWLAGMI encoded by the exons ATGAATCTAGCCAGGAGCATCCAGCTAATCCTGATCCTCTGCCTTCCATGCATCTACG TGTGCACACCTGCCCCAGCACGTGGCCATGCAGAGGAGCGACTACTTCAGGTTTTATTCCGTCGCTATAACAAACTCTCACGTCCTGTAGAGAACATCTCAGATGTGGTGCTGATCCACTTCGGCCTTTCCATCGCACAACTCATCGATGTA GATGAAAAGAATCAAATGATGACCACCAATGTGTGGGTGAAACAG GAATGGAGTGATTACAAGCTGCGCTGGAACCCTGAGGAGTTTGAGAATGTCACCTCCATCAGAATCCCCTCCGAGCTCATCTGGAGGCCTGATATTGTGCTCTACAACAA CGCTGATGGAGATTTTGCCGTGACCCACTTGACCAAAGCCCAGGTGTTCCATGATGGCAGAGTCAAATGGAAGCCTCCTGCCATATATAAAAGCTCCTGCAGTATTGACGTCACGTTCTTCCCTTTCGATCAGCAGAACTGTAAGATGAAGTTTGGCTCATGGACGTATGACAGAGCTAAGATTGATTTAATCAGCATGGACAGCAACGTGGACCAAATGGACTACTGGGAGAGTGGTGAGTGGGTCATCATTAACGCTGTGGGAAAATACAACAGCAAGAAATACGAGTGCTGCACAGAAATCTACCCAGACATCACATACTACTTCATCATCCGCCGGCTTCCTCTGTTCTACACTATCAATCTGATCATCCCATGCCTGCTGATCTCATGCTTGACCGTTCTTGTGTTCTACCTCCCCTCGGAGTGTGCTGAGAAGATCACGCTGTGCATATCCGTACTCCTGTCACTCACTGTCTTCCTCCTGCTCATCACAGAAATCATCCCTTCCACCTCGCTGGTCATCCCACTCATCGGTGAGTACCTGCTCTTCACCATGATCTTTGTCACGCTTTCCATTATCATCACCGTGTTTGTGCTGAACGTGCACCACCGCTCATCCCGTACACATCGAATGCCTCATTGGGTCCGCCAGCTCTTTCTCCACCTGGTACCACGATACCTTTTTATGAAACGTCCTCCCGATGCTGGAAAGAGAAACTGCCGTAAGCTTGTTGAAATGATGCACAGGCCAATGGCACTGCAGCCCATGCAGCAGGATAACCCCACCTTGCCCATGTCCCTTGATTTGGGTAAGGTTTCTGCTGCTTCATCATGTGCAATGCAGCAAGAAGCAGCTTCTAAATCTCCTCTTTTCTGCAGCTCCCCCAGCAGTCAGTACTCCATCCTTCAAGAGGAGCCCACATACACAAACGTCACTCCTAGACTCACATGCACTCAAGTGAACACTTCTTCTACCTCAAGTCCTTCTTTGTGTTCAGATGCACCCCTTGGGCCTCTGCTTCAAACATTAGCTCTCAGTGAGGTTTGTCAATTTCAGTGCCACAGTGCTGAGAGTGTATTTGTCGATACCACAGAGGGTACGCATGAGACAGAAACTCTTTGGCACTGTCATAAGCATGAGGAGACAAGTATACAGACATATTTCACTGCAGATAGAGGTGAAAGTACAAGTTCGTGTGTAAGACAGAAGATCCGGGGCACTCAAATCTCAAGCCCAAGCTGCAGTAAAGAATCCAAGTTGGAGGAAACTGACTTTCCAGTGTCACAGTCACTCCTGCGGGCCCTCGAGGGAGTCCAGTACATCGCTGACCATCTCAGAGCTGAGGATGCAGACTTTTCG GTAAGAGAAGACTGGAAATATGTCGCCATGGTGATTGATAGAATATTTCTCTGGATGTTTGTGCTGGTGTGTATTTTGGGTACAGCTGGACTGTTTCTGCCTCCTTGGTTGGCTGGAATGATCTAG
- the chrna4b gene encoding neuronal acetylcholine receptor subunit alpha-4b isoform X2, with protein sequence MMTTNVWVKQEWSDYKLRWNPEEFENVTSIRIPSELIWRPDIVLYNNADGDFAVTHLTKAQVFHDGRVKWKPPAIYKSSCSIDVTFFPFDQQNCKMKFGSWTYDRAKIDLISMDSNVDQMDYWESGEWVIINAVGKYNSKKYECCTEIYPDITYYFIIRRLPLFYTINLIIPCLLISCLTVLVFYLPSECAEKITLCISVLLSLTVFLLLITEIIPSTSLVIPLIGEYLLFTMIFVTLSIIITVFVLNVHHRSSRTHRMPHWVRQLFLHLVPRYLFMKRPPDAGKRNCRKLVEMMHRPMALQPMQQDNPTLPMSLDLGKVSAASSCAMSPHTQTSLLDSHALNSCVRQKIRGTQISSPSCSKESKLEETDFPVSQSLLRALEGVQYIADHLRAEDADFSVREDWKYVAMVIDRIFLWMFVLVCILGTAGLFLPPWLAGMI encoded by the exons ATGATGACCACCAATGTGTGGGTGAAACAG GAATGGAGTGATTACAAGCTGCGCTGGAACCCTGAGGAGTTTGAGAATGTCACCTCCATCAGAATCCCCTCCGAGCTCATCTGGAGGCCTGATATTGTGCTCTACAACAA CGCTGATGGAGATTTTGCCGTGACCCACTTGACCAAAGCCCAGGTGTTCCATGATGGCAGAGTCAAATGGAAGCCTCCTGCCATATATAAAAGCTCCTGCAGTATTGACGTCACGTTCTTCCCTTTCGATCAGCAGAACTGTAAGATGAAGTTTGGCTCATGGACGTATGACAGAGCTAAGATTGATTTAATCAGCATGGACAGCAACGTGGACCAAATGGACTACTGGGAGAGTGGTGAGTGGGTCATCATTAACGCTGTGGGAAAATACAACAGCAAGAAATACGAGTGCTGCACAGAAATCTACCCAGACATCACATACTACTTCATCATCCGCCGGCTTCCTCTGTTCTACACTATCAATCTGATCATCCCATGCCTGCTGATCTCATGCTTGACCGTTCTTGTGTTCTACCTCCCCTCGGAGTGTGCTGAGAAGATCACGCTGTGCATATCCGTACTCCTGTCACTCACTGTCTTCCTCCTGCTCATCACAGAAATCATCCCTTCCACCTCGCTGGTCATCCCACTCATCGGTGAGTACCTGCTCTTCACCATGATCTTTGTCACGCTTTCCATTATCATCACCGTGTTTGTGCTGAACGTGCACCACCGCTCATCCCGTACACATCGAATGCCTCATTGGGTCCGCCAGCTCTTTCTCCACCTGGTACCACGATACCTTTTTATGAAACGTCCTCCCGATGCTGGAAAGAGAAACTGCCGTAAGCTTGTTGAAATGATGCACAGGCCAATGGCACTGCAGCCCATGCAGCAGGATAACCCCACCTTGCCCATGTCCCTTGATTTGGGTAAGGTTTCTGCTGCTTCATCATGTGCAAT GAGCCCACATACACAAACGTCACTCCTAGACTCACATGCACTCAA TTCGTGTGTAAGACAGAAGATCCGGGGCACTCAAATCTCAAGCCCAAGCTGCAGTAAAGAATCCAAGTTGGAGGAAACTGACTTTCCAGTGTCACAGTCACTCCTGCGGGCCCTCGAGGGAGTCCAGTACATCGCTGACCATCTCAGAGCTGAGGATGCAGACTTTTCG GTAAGAGAAGACTGGAAATATGTCGCCATGGTGATTGATAGAATATTTCTCTGGATGTTTGTGCTGGTGTGTATTTTGGGTACAGCTGGACTGTTTCTGCCTCCTTGGTTGGCTGGAATGATCTAG